AAATAAGGCAGAACAGCAAACAGACAACACGACACGACATGACAGCGCAAcgaaaaacagaacagaacaggaaacaaaacagcagcatcagttcCAGCTGAAAAACCTGAATAGCAAATCAACATGAAATCCCATAAGGCAGAATATTACTGTTACACTGCCCTCTATGGGCTGAAACTCTCAAGTACagctgcagtgattttttttgttttgttttgttttgttttgttttttcatttttgagtaatcacattttttatatttatctgttcattttcaaatagTCTATCAAAGCTTGACAATAATGCCAAAGTTTCATCATGGGTTCATGGGAaatgatcagagcccaaagtgacgtCTTCAAATTGCAACTTAGTCTGACCAGCCtccaaaaaaaggagaaatccccccgttttttttttttttaaaaacacaaaatacaacaaaacacataGTTTACCTTTGCTTTTCTGGCTTTCTTGCCCTTCTTCTCAGAGTGAACGATGGAGGCGTAGGTGAGAGTGTCTGGATCAGCCTGCAtggtgaaaacaacatgatcaatcaagtttttctgattctgattctgatgatggGTCAGAAGTGACTGGCTctactattctattctattctaatctatTTTATTAACACGTTATCTCCTCCAAGGAGTTTATGCTTTCGTCCCAATTAGTTAATTTGTCTGTCATTCAATCTCCCTCGATCTCCCTTATGAGAGGATTTCCATGAAATCAAGTAGGACAATTAGTTAGATTTCAGTTGTAATCCAGCTCCAGGGTTTTAGCCAttacatgaatatttttttgtttctcaaagAAGATGAAACTAATGGATGTAGAGAGTTGATTCCACGTCCTAAGGTTATGTTTACAGGGTCAAGAAACCAAATCACACTTGAAACTTGAAGCTGAAGCGACAGCAATGATGTGTTTGGGTGTAAGAGCAAGTTGGAGGTTAGTTCAGCGTGGGCAGAGGTTTGCCCAGGTTTGCCTGACTGCTGCTTTATCAGGAAGGGGTGGAGTGAGCAGTCATGCGTGTTGTTAACACCCTGTTTCACACTGACACCACACTATGGCATATCCAGATCTGTTGAATACTAGTCTCTTTTACTTCTCTCTTCAGTTTCTTTTGAGGACAAGCAGAAACATTCAGAGAAACAGAATGACTGTGTCTTACACGGGTaagcaaataaaatgcaaaagcactgtaaaaaaaaatctcatttttatgAGGTAGCCTCATATGCAgtgctaaaatcttgtttttcttcaaacaaggtaaaacaaatctacaaatctgacataatcccatttgtttcaaaACCAGATTCAAttgtttctggatttttttttttttcagatcaggCACTAGGctcaagaaaatgacccttgattcaagaaatttctggaagcaagtgggattatgttaTCTCACCAGCAGAGTTTTGTCCTTAGAAggccaaaaacaagaaaaacaagaaaaacaatattttattgctgaagatgagactgagtTGGTAAAAGggtgtgtttttacagtatCTACTAGATGTAGTGGaggagagtgcagtgtgtgatcTCACCTTGTCCTGACTGCCTGCTGGTCCAGACTGCTTCACTCCTccttcagcatcactgattaAGGTCAGACCCTGGACAAACACAGTACACTTTAAACAGTTAAATAACTGAGGCAAAGTGAACATTTGAACCGCTAGATGCCAGTAAAGTGTATTTTCCCCCTTGTTTTAGGCTACTAGCATTTCTTCTCCATTTAATGGACATTTAAAATTAGATTCACAGTGTATAAGTGTATAAATATTTCTGAGCACAATCATCTCTGATGGGAAGTGAACGCTGGCAGGGGAAATTCATAGATCTACCCCTTCTTTTTTATGAGAGGGACACATACTGCATCCCTCTCATGTCTTCATCTCAGAATATCCTGATCAGattcatgtacagtacagggaCAGAGGGACGATATGCCTATCTTACAGTGCCATTTGGGCCTCACTCTTCTTTATAAAGGTACAATGCAACCGAACAAAGTCCAGTGACAACAAGGCCCAGCTGTCTCTGGTCCTTTCCATGTGTCCCATCCATACGTTGTACGTTTTGTACTGAAATTGTCATCACCACTCTCTCTATATATCattcaaacattattttatttattatgattttttaatgTCTTGTCTAGTCTATATATATTGCATTgttgtaattacattttaatttgctttttccCTCCGGATGaatcctttttcttttgctgctgtAACAACTTTAGGATTGATaagtttcatcttattttcTGCTCCTCTCATAAAAATATGACAGAGGCCCAGTTGCAGTGAAAAGAAGCCACAAATTCAGCACAGTTAttttgctgcagctgtgaagacCTAAAGTCGTGAttaaagaacattttaaaactcacCACGTTgtcttctgttgctgttttgttccctgaaaaaaacaaaagggatAGTCGAGGTCAGCTTCCAcgaagacagtgtgtgtttatgaatgtgATAAACTTTTCATCCGTGTACGTTCTCACCTTTAGCTCTCTTACAGTATACGATGAGCACAGCCACAGTTATTAAAAGAGCTGCTGAAACCACACCCACTGCGATGAATGGAGCTTGAGAGAGATTGAAAAAGTTAAAATCATTCAGGCAGCTGAGCAGAAAAGCACCAAACACTAAAAAACACTTACACAGAAACCTGTAACTGTAATTTGGAACGTAACCATAAGAATGACAAGAAATCTAATTAGAAATATTCTTTATTCAAATAGTAATTGCAGAGGACctgagaagcaaaaaaaaaaaaaaagctttttgacTAAATTGTGTTGTCTAAAGAgttttgtctcagtctgtctctgacactctccacatttttctttatttttttatgtgttgtctTTCAGGAGAGCCGTGTTCTTCATAGCTTAAAGTAAATTAACAGAGGTCACATGTGAGCTTTACCAATTTCCCAGTTAACAAAAACCAAccggaaaacaagaaaaaagaaacaggcaCTGGCATAAATTCCCCTTAAATAGCCAAACATGAGACCAATGACATTTCCCACACCCAAAGCTGAATGAAAGATCaagagagataaacagagagaggaaaatgtctgTAATCTTTAACAGAAAGATTCTGTCTCACCTTGACAgatgaaataacaaaatcaaaaaatgcaCAGTGGGGTTAGAGAAAAGCTCATTATTCTCATATCCAGgaaatgaatacaaaatgaaacaatattttCCATAGTTACTTAAAGTgtatcaaaaatttaaaaaaaaaaataaaaaaaaaaatcatatgaatTGTGTTTCATATCATAATGGAGATATTCTAAAGACATCAACGTCATATTCTCACCTGAAGACGtctgaaattaaaacaacaacaacaacgaaaaaaaaaccttcagacACTGGTTagttcaaaaacacagagagaggctggactgtggaaatatggaaaaaagtCAGTACCTGTTGAGGCTAACGTTGTAGTTGTTCCTCCTGTTTTGattggacaaaattaaatagcAAAACCCAAGTGAGAAAGCATTCATGTGTATCatacacaataaataaacaatgaaagaaTATTTTGCATGGTTTTGATTTTAATTGGTCATATGATTATTGTGACAACCCCAAGTGGGTGGggttgtgtgtgtcagagtttcCTCACCTGAGGACAGAAGGGTGAGGTCAAACGTCTGCACTTTTCCTGTGCCATCAGAAATTTGacacttcagtctctctttgCCACAGTGATTCTTCTGAAGGGTCACAGTGGTGTCACAGGGAGACACTGAACTTTGATCCAACCTTTCCTCCCCACACAGCCATGTCACTGTCTGTCTACACGGTCCATATGTGGACACAGAGCACTGAAACTTCAGCtgatggttctgctgctgttcagtcactggagaagatggagagattggGAGAGGAAGACAATGACAGAGGAAAGTTAACTACATTAAGGTAATCGCTTCTATAATGTTTACTGTACAATTCTGATTAGTTTGAGCTGAACAGATTATAATGGAAATACTCACTCTGTATGAGAGACAAATCAACTTCAGCATATGAAGGTTGTTTTTGTCGGGATATAAACTGTTGACAGTCGTAACGACCAACATCCTCAGCTGTGACTTTCTTTATAACCAGAGAACAGTCCGCTGTAACACTCAGTCTGGCTGTGTTAGCTTGGGCAAACTGATTTGGTGAAATCTCCCCATGGGCAATCAGCTCTTCTGCTGAGATCTTTTTGACATGATAAACGTACCAGGTGGTATACTGACATTTATCCTGATTGGGTATCAAACTGCCACAAGGCAGAGAgacttcagctccatctctgaCATATAAATCCTGTCTTGTGCCTGttgatgagacaaaaaaaatgaaaactgaaatgaattgaaatggaAACATGGCTGGGCTGCTTTATTAATGTTTAAATAGCAATTcattcacatgaaaaatgtaatatgcTTTACAtctaaaagagaaaaatattgttCCCACATGTGATCAGTGTCATGtccacacagcagcttcagttcATTTGgttttttcctcttcaggaACATTTTGTTATATGAAAAACCTGTAACTCCATTTTTAGTGGTTTGCTCTCTGAGCCCTGTTTTCATACAGACACATGATgctaagtgcattttttttttttttgaggaaattgctgatttcttttttttcttttcttttctttttgatctttctttctttcttttttggttggAAAGCAAAGTCAATTAAATGCTACAGACGTTTCAGAATACAGATTAGTCAAAAGCTACTATGAAGGATGATACAAATCAAACATTTactaattaaacaaaaaaaaaaaaaactgcatcagccaaagaagaagaaggaaaataataataaaataatcataatcataataattagaTCATAGGAAAGTGTATGAATTTCTCTGAGGAGATTTGTGTTCCCATCTTTCCATCTTGTAAACTGTTTTAAGTGACGCTGGTTAGTTCAGAGAATCTTCCCTCTCACAGCCAAAtatcagagcaaacacaaattCTACCACCAAATCTGAgcaacagagaagaagagaaacagagagagaggctggactGTGGAGACATGGAAGAAAGTCAGTACCTGGGTCTTTTGTCAAAGttgatgatgttgatggtgttgttgttgttgttgttgttgttgttgttgttgttgctgttgctgttgtttttgttgatgttgttgttgatgttggcAGTGTTGTAGCTGTTTCACcgagacaaataaaataacaaaaccccAAATAATGATTGATGAGATAATCTTTTGCATGGTTACTTAGAGTTACTTAGACGTCAGAGTTTCCTCACCTGAGGACTGAGGGGTGAAGTCAAACGTCTGCACTTTTCCTGTGCCATCAGAAACTTGacacttcagtctctctttgtcacagtgatTCCTCTGAAGGGTCACAGTGGTGTCGCAGGGAGACGCTGATATTTGAATGTCACTGGAACTTTGATCCAACCTTTCCTCCCCACACAGCCACGTCACCGTCTGTAGACACTGTTCATATGTGGACACAGAGCACTGCAACTTCAGCtgatggttctgctgctgttcagtcactggagaagatggagagattggGAGAGGAAGCcagtgacagaggaaaattaaCTACATTACTGTAATCACTACTATAATGTCTAGTTTACTGTTCCACTAAGTTCCACATAATATGATGGAAATACTCACTCTGTATAAGAGACAGATAAACCGCAGCATCTGAACCTTGTTTTTGTCCTGATATAAACTGTTGACAGATGTAAATACCAACATCCTCAGTTGTGACTTTCTTTATAACCAGAGAACAGTCCGCTGTAACACTCTGTCTGGATGCGTTAGCTTGGGCAAACTCATGTATTGTAATCTTCCCATGGGCAACCAGCTCTTCTGCATAGCTCTTGTTGACATGCTGAACGTTCCAGGTGGTATACTGACATTTATCCTGATTGGGTATCAAACTGCCACAAGGCAGAGAgacttcagctccatctctgaCATAGAAGGAGGAGAAATCTTGTCCAGTGACTGCTGGGGAGAAATTTCATGAAAActaaaatttaacaaaaatagaaatatgactGGTAAGGAACATTAGCTTTATTAACACACattagcacatttcatacactagcaaaaagatttattttttactctAAAGAGCATAAACTGAATTTAAGAGAATGAAATGAttgttgaaaaaagaaaattacaacaaatgcaGTGGCAGACCTTGAACATAAGAAATAAAAAGTTATAAAGAGAATAATTAGAAGATAGTCATAGTTGGCATTCATATAcctcacagaaacaaaatagaGTAAATGTGCAAATGAGCCCTGGAAAGATGGCATACTTGAACTTAAATTCATTACAAGAAGAATTAAAAGTAGTGTTCTCAGTGAAGTGAAGTTTTACCGTGTGTCTGTAATTTAGAATCCATAATGCAGCCTCACCTGTGAAGGGAAACAGGAgtaacagaaacaaagacattttagtcCGTCTGAACTCGGCCGTTgtgccttcctctccctcttgctctctcactgttAACTGTCAAAACCTCTCGGACTAAAACTTCTTAAACATAGATTTTCTTCCTGTCATCAGTGGGCTGTCACTTCCTCATAGCAGCtaatatttcctttttcttcttcttcttcttcttcttctgtgtggtTGACTTTGTATGTGTGCAGTTTACCTGTTTTCTCTTCTCACTGAATTTCTTGAAGGTGCAAACAGAAAGAGGCTCAGATCGCACCAATGAAAaactttgattttaatttttttcattttaggtgACAGAGTGACTTACAGGGGCAGTAGAAGAAAGCAGGTGTCAGTTCCTA
The genomic region above belongs to Myripristis murdjan chromosome 24, fMyrMur1.1, whole genome shotgun sequence and contains:
- the LOC115356594 gene encoding ras guanine nucleotide exchange factor glfB-like encodes the protein MSLFLLLLFPFTAVTGQDFSSFYVRDGAEVSLPCGSLIPNQDKCQYTTWNVQHVNKSYAEELVAHGKITIHEFAQANASRQSVTADCSLVIKKVTTEDVGIYICQQFISGQKQGSDAAVYLSLIQMTEQQQNHQLKLQCSVSTYEQCLQTTTTTTTTTTTTTPSTSSTLTKDPGGTTTTLASTAPFIAVGVVSAALLITVAVLIVYCKRAKGNKTATEDNVGLTLISDAEGGVKQSGPAGSQDKADPDTLTYASIVHSEKKGKKARKAKVQCTDDGDDAVTYATVRPSSASAVASTDLNLYATVNKPAK